The genomic window TCAGGGCCGTCGGATGAAATCCTGATATCGTTGCAATCATTGGCGGGTAACCTGTCTTTCACGGTCGGTTACTCCCGCTGCCGTAACTGGTGACCGCGGCGGCATCTGGAACCAGCCCATCCACGATCCGTGCGGACGACAAAACACCGGGCAGCCCAGCGCCCGGATGCGTCCCGGCACCGCACAGGAAAAGATTGTCCAACTCCTCGCTGCGGTTATGTGGCCGGAACCAGGCGCTTTGCAGCAGTTTCGGTTCCAGCGCGAATGCCGCCCCCTGCCAAGACAGAAGCCGATCGCGGAAATCCAGCGGCGTGGCCATCTTGGACACGACGACATGGCGCTCCAGATCAGGCAGAAGCGTGCGCGACAGATGGGCCGCGATACGTTGTCGATAGGTTTCCGCCATGTCCTGCCAGTCTGTGGTGCCGCCCAGGTTTGGAACCGGGCTCAACACATAGAAGGCGTCGCAGCCGTCAGGCGCTACACTGGGGTCCACGGCGCTGGGGCGGTGCAGGTAGAGGCTGAAATCATCGGCCAGATGCTGCCGCTTGAAGATGTCGGTCAACAGGCCCTTGTACCGGGGGCCGAACAGCATGGTGTGGTGATCGACATCGTCATAGCGACGATTGGTGCCGAAATACCAGACGAACAGCCCCATCGAATAATCGCCGCGCGCGATTTTGGCATCGGTCCAACGGCGGCGGGGATGTTGGCTCAACAGCTTGCCATAGGTTGTGGCCGGGTCACCGTTGGAGATGACGATGTCCGCTGGCACGATCTCTCCCGATTTCAGGCGCACGCCCGTGGCCCGGCGACCCTGGGTCAGGATGGTTTCAACCGTCTCTCCCAACCGGATGACGCCGCCATTGCGGCGGACCAGATTGGCGATGCCATGGACCAGAGCATTTGTGCCCCCTACGGCATAATGCACCCCATATCGCCCCTCCAGATGCGCGATCAGGCAATAGAAAGAGGTGGCGGAAAAGGGATTGCCGCCAATCAGCAGCGGATGAAAGGAGAAGATGTTGCGAAGCCGCTCGTTCCTGAAATGCTTGGAAACAACCGAATAAACGGAACGATACCCACCCAGGCGGACCAGCCTTGCCAGGGTTTTGGCGGTGAAGGTCAGGCTGTGGAAAGGCTGATCGGCCAGTTGTTCAAAAGCCACCTCATAGATGCGGCGGCTTTCATCCATGAAGCTGCGATAACCCGCAACGTCGCGGGGATCGAAACGTGCAACCTCTGCCTCCATGGCTGCAGGGTCGCCGGAATAGTTGAACCAAGCACCGTCATCAAAGCGGATTTTATAGAATGGGTTGCAGGGCCGGATCTGCACATCATCGGATAGGCGCCCACCACAGTCGCGCCACAAATCCTCAAACATCCACGGTGCGGTGATGATGGTCGGGCCGGCATCAAAGACGAAACCATCCTGCCGGTGGGCGTAGGCCCGGCCGCCCGGTGCATCCAGCGGATCGATGATGGTGACGCCATAGCCTCGTGCTGCTAGCAGGGCGCCCGCCGACAGGCCGCCGACACCCGCACCGATGACCACGGCCTGTGGCCGTGACGGGTCGGGTGCCTGGGCGTCGGGCCTGACATGGGGGGTGATCATGTTCATGCGGCATCCACCCTGTTGGTGGGGCAGTTATGTATGGCGTCGGAAATCAGTCCCGCGACCATGTCGGCCCTGACTTCATGCAGAAGGTGACCGCCACGATCCACCGGCCTTAACCGGGCATCCCGCGCAATATCCCCCGCATGGCGCGTGTCTGACCAGGGAACCATGGGGTCGTCCTTTGCGGCGATCAGCGTGGGCGGGACGGGAAGGGCCGCCAGCAAGGCATCGAACCGTGTCAGATCCCATGCGGCCATCATGCCCAGTGCACCGCGCACATGACCGGAGGAGGTGAGAAGGCGGCGATAGAGCAATGCCCCGGCATTGTCGATCTGCGATCCGGTGGCCGTCAGCAGGTTGTCGCCGAACCAGCCGCCCCGTGCCACCGCTGCGAACAGGCTGGCCGACAGGGGGGCCGCGAACAAAGCCTTCGCCAGGGGGGAGAAGACCCGGTCCCCCCGGATGGGCCGAAAGGCGCCATTGATGGTCACCACCTTGGGGGGCGGCTTGACCGCGTCGCCCGTGCCCAATGATACCGCGATGGCGGCACCCGCCGAATGACCGATGATGACAGCTGGCACAATGCCAAGGGCGGTCATCAGCGCCTGCAGCGCCATCCGCATGCCGTTCAGCGACAGGTCGGGCCAACGCTGTGGCCGGGTGAAGCCATGACAGGGCAGGTCGGGCGCCATGACACGGTGTGTAGCGGCCAGGACCGGCAGCAGATGACGCCAGGAATGGCTGGCGGCGCCCGTCCCGTGCAGCAGCAGCATGACCGGCGCGTCGACTGGCCCCATTTCCTGCACATGCCAACGCAGGCCGCCGGCATCGACAAAGCAGCTGGCGGCCCGATGGGGCCAGTCCAGTCCGTCCCTGTTCCAGTCCAGCCAGCTGCTGTCCATCATACCGGTGGCCCCCGATGCATAGAGGCACGGACAATCTCCGACATGTGGGCGGCGTTGGCCTGACGCAGAAGGTGCAGGTCAGCGCCCAGCAGACCCGCGAGATTGGTGACGCTGTCACGCGGCCGTCGCGCAATATCGATGCAGATGGATTTCAAGCCTTGTGCGCGATAAAGCCGGGCAATGGTTTCCGTCTGACGTCCGGCCAGCGCGCGGTCGGCGGTGCCATCCAGGGCGATATTGCCGCTACCATCGGTCATGACCACCACGACCGGCGTGCTGCCTCGGCGGCGCGCGGCCAGTGCCATTTCCAACCCGCGCTCCAGCCCGGAGGCGAGCGGCGTCGGTCCCCCGCCCGGCAGGGCCGCCAGCTTGCGTTTGGCGGCCACAAGTGACCGGGTCGGCTGCATCAGGATTTCGGCGGCCTTGCCCCTGAAGGCGATCAACGACACCTCATCGCGGCGGACATAACAACTGGCCAGCAATTGTTCGATGGCCCCCTTGGTTTCGCCCAGCCGTTCCAGCGCCGTGGAGCCCGAGGCATCCACGACGAAAATGGCTGTCGATGCCTGTTGATGCTGCCGCCGGCGATAGCGGAAATCCTCCTTCCGGATCAGCAGGGCGGGGGGAGTGGCCCCGGTCTGTGCCACCATCAGGCGGGTGCGTAGCCTTTGCCAGGGGGCGGCGGCGCGAAGCGTTTCCACCAGATCGGGCCGGGCATCGGGGAAGGGCGGTGTATTGCTGCTGCCGAAGGGGCGACCGCGCCGGACATTGCGGGCCGTTGCCCCGCCCTTGCCGGTACGACTGCCCTGCCGAGCCGCCCGTTCGCCGACCGTCAAGGTCAGGCCGTCCACCGCCCCCTGTTCCACAGCGGCCAGCAGTTCCGTCAGGCTATCCAGCTCTTGCGGCATTCCATCGCCGTCGCTTTCGCTGGCGTCTCCGGGCGGGGGTTGGCTCTGTGCGTCCTGCGCGGCGGCGGATTCCGGTGGCGGTGGAGCTTGGTCAGCTGGCGGCTGGCTTTGCGCCAGACTCACGCCCAGGCAAAGACGCAGGGCCGCCACGGCATCCTGTGCCTCCGCAACCGACCTCCCGCCAAGGGCCGCATGGATGCGTGTCACCTTGGATACGTGATGGAGGACACGGACAGACATGTGACCAGTCGCACTGGTGATGGCGCAAAGCTGCTCCAGCATGCCATCGTCCAGGCGGACCAAGCGCCAGTCCGTTGCAGAAGCCAGCGCCGTGTCCGGCACCACCGCAGTAATGGTTTGCAGCATCACGCCATCCAGCTGGATATGCAGACCCAGCCGGTCGGACAGGCAGGACGGTATCATTTCCTCCGGTGCCGATGCCTCGTCCAGAGCCACGATGGTGACGCGGCTGGTGTGCCGCGCTTCGTTGGCGTTTGGCCGCAACCGGGGGCAGGTACCGGTGTCCATGGCCTCCGCGATCATGGCCGCCGCCCCAGGATCCAGCCGTTCGGCCATAGGAATGAACAGGATGCCGCCATCCGCCGCGGCCAGGATGCCGCTGTCCCAGACAATGCGCCCTGCCGCCGTGGAGCGGGCAATATCCAGGTGCCCGCATAGCGCCGTAGCGGTGGTACCCGGCGGCAGCCTTGTCGCCCGCCAGGGCCGTGTCAGGGTGCAGAGATGGTCAAGGAAATGATCACGGATGCCCGAGGCCCGCGCCGTCAGCCAAAGTCCCCCGATCTGCGGACCCGCCACTGCCAGAATCCGCGCCGCCATCATTGCGTCGCGCCAGCGATCCTCACTTTGCCGCTGCAACGCGTCGAAGGGGCCGTCGCCATCCTCATGCATGGCCGTGCCCGACATCAAGCGCCGCCAGGGCGCGTTCGATCCGGGGGGCGGTTCCCGCCTCGTCCATCGGATCGCGGCGCAGACGGTGGCAAAGCACCATCGGTGCCACCTCCTCGATATCCGTCCAGTTCACCTCCAAGCGCGCATCCAGCGCCGCCGATGCGCGCCCCGCCCGCATCAGGGTTAGTTCACCGCGCATCCCATCGATGCCCAGTCGCATGCATAGCTGTGACAGGCGGAACAGGATGGCATCGGGTACCGCGACCTGTTTCATGATCTTGCGCGCGGCCACGACCCGGCTGCGGATGGCGATGTCCCGCTTGGCCCAGCTTGCCACGAATGCTTCCGGATCAGTTTCATAGTCATCGCGGCGGCGGATCACCTCAATCCGCTGCTTCAGGTCCATGATAGTGCGTACTTCCACCGATAGGCCGAACCGGTCCAACAGTTGGGGCCGCAGGTCGCCTTCTTCCGGGTTGCCGCTGCCGACCAGAACGAAGCGGGCGGCGTGCCGGATGCTCAAGCCTTCTCGTTCCACCACGTTGACACCGGATGCCGCCGCATCCAGCAGCAGGTCAACAAGGTGATCTTCCAGCAGGTTGACCTCGTCAATGTACAGAAAGCCGCGGTTGGCGGCGGCCAGCAGGCCCGGCTCAAACGCCCGTTCTCCCGCCACCAGTGCCTTTTCAATATCCAGCGATCCGCAGACCCGATCCTCCGTCGCGCCCAGCGGCAGGTCGACCATGGGCGTGCGGATTTTCACCAATGCCGGCTTTTCCGCCCCCGCAGCCTGACAGCGGGCGCAGGCCGGCTGCGGGTCATTCGGCTGACAGTTATAACGGCAGTTGGTGCGCGTCTCGATCTTCGGAAGAAGTTCGGCAAGGGCGCGCACAGCGGTCGATTTGCCTGTGCCCCTGTCACCCATGACAAGCACCCCGCCCAGCAACGGTTCAACCGCAGCCAGCAGCAGCGCCTTCTTCATATCCTCCTGACCGACGATGGCGGAGAATGGAAACGGCTTAGGCATGGGACACGTTTCCCCCGAAGAGTGTCAATCAACATTGACACTTTCCCGTGCCTTTATGAAGGGGAAATTGACATCCAAGCCAATAAATCGCCATCGAGAGAAGGGATACGGGACTGCCTAAGCCTCAAGGGCGCCCAAGTGGGTCACTGCTTCTTCCAGCCCGATAACATCGGCATATTTGGCGTGGAGGTCGAACAGGTTGGCCTCATGCACACGTGCGTCGCGATCGCCAACGGCCTCTCGCACCACCAGGGGCACAAACCCATGCTGACAGGCATCCAGTGCTGAGGCGCGGACACAGCCCGAGGTGGACAAGCCCGCGATCAACAATGTGTCAATCCCACTGGACGCCAGGGTGGAGGCCAGGGAGGTGCCGAAAAAGGCGCTGGCATATTGCTTGGTGATCACGGGTTCCCCCGCGATGGGTTCCAATCCTTCCGCGAAGGATGCCCAGTGCGGATGTAGGCCGCGTTCAAAGCAGGATAGGGCCTTGACCTTGCGAAAGAAAACGCCGCCATCCACACCGCCTGGCGTGTAGGCGACGTTGGTGTGAAGGACCGGGGTGCGCGCTGCGCGGGCCGCCAGCAACAACGTTGCCGCCTGACCCCGCACCTTCTCCACTCCGGCATAGAGCGGACAGGCGGGGTCCAGATAGGCATTCACGAAATCGATGATCAGCAGGGCGGGGCGCTTGCCCCAGCCCAGCCGGTTCCCGAACCCCGCCTGTGCATAATCGGCATCCAGATCCTGGGCCATGGTCAGATGATCCCCGCCGCTTTCAGGTCGGCCAGGCGGTCCTCGCCCAGCCCCAGAATACCGCCCAGCACCTCCACCGTGTGCTCACCCAGTTCCGGTCCGGGATGAACCACCCCGCCCGGCGTATCGGACAGGCGCGGGGCCACATTCTGCATGGCCAGCTTGCCAAAGATCGGGTGCGCCACCTTGATGATATTCTGCCGCGCCTTGAAATGCGGGTCTTCCATCATCTCCGGTGCACGATAGATGCGGCCGGCGGGTACCCCATGCTTCTCCATCAGGTCCAGTAGCAGGCCGGATTCAACCGTGCGCGTCCAATCAGAAATCAGGTCGTCCAGTTCCTGCTGCACGGCACCGCGCGCCGAATGGGTGGCATAGCGCGGGTCGGTAGCCAGTTCCGGACGGCCCATGGCTTCGGCCAGACGCTTGAACACGGTGTCCTGGTTTGCGGCGATCAGGATCATCTGGCCGTCGCTTGCCGGGTAGACATTGCTGGGCGCTACATTGGGCAGGATGGGGCCCGTACGTTCACGTACGTAACCAGTTTGGTCATATTCCGTGACCAGACTTTCCATCATGGCCAGTACAGCCTCGTAAATGGCGCTATCCACCACCTGGCCCCGACCCGTGCGTTCGCGCGCATGGACCGCCATCAGGGCGCCAAGGGCAGCGTAGGTGGCTGCCAGGCTGTCACCGATTGAAATGCCCATGCGCGAGGGGGCCGTAGACGGATCGCCCACGACATAGCGCAGACCGCCCATGGCCTCCCCGATGGAGCCATAGCCGGCCTGGGACGAATAGGGACCGGACTGACCGAAGCCTGTGACTCGGACCATCACCAGCTTGGGATTGATCTGCGACAGGACGTCATAACCCAGGCCCCAGCGTTCCATGGTGCCGGGACGGAAATTCTCGATCAGGATATCGGACTTGGCCACCAGATCACGTACGATCTGCTGCGCCTGCTTTTCACGCAGGTTCAGCGTTACCGACTTCTTGTTGCGGGCAACCACGGGCCACCACAACGACTTGCCATGCGGCTTTTCCCGACCCCACTCACGCATCGGGTCACCGCTGCCGGGCTGTTCCAGCTTGATCACCTCCGCACCAAAATCGGCCAGCAGCTGACCACAGAAGGGGCCGGCCAGAAGCTGCCCCATCTCGATCACGCGCAGGTCCGTCAGGGGGCCCTGGCGCTTGGCCACCTGACCCATGCCGTCATTGGCGTCGATGCTCTGGTCCGTCACCATTGTCTCCCGATCAATGTATACATTCGGTTTTGTCGGTCAGTGTGTCCGCCGGTAAAGGGCGGGTGACTGGAATTGTGCTAAAAGATGCACATATTAAGGCCGGATGGCAAGGGGTGGTGGGGCTTAAATCTGCTGTTTAAATCCTCTTGTCAGGGTCCTGTGTCGCATGGTTGTATACATTCGAGTGTGATTGGGGCGCGTCGGGCGGCATGCCCGCATGCCTGTAGCAAGGAAGCAGCGGATGCCTTCCCAGGTGGAAATCGTCGAGGTCAGCCCTCGCGACGGATTGCAGAACGAAGCCACTCCCGTCAGCACCGAGCAAAAGGTGGAACTGATCAACCGCGCCATTGCGGCGGGTGCAAGGCGGATCGAGGTGACCAGCTTCGTGAACCCCAAGCGGGTGCCGCAGATGGCGGATGCTGAGGCGGTGCTGGCGGCTTTGCCGCGTAACAATGGCGTCTCTTATATAGGGCTGGCCATGAATGGGCGCGGATTCGACCGGGCGCTGGCCGCCGGGGTGACGGAGGTCAACTACGTCCTGGTTGCGTCTGATACCTTTAGTCAGCGCAACAATGGCGCCCCGACGATAGAGACGCTGGCGGGCTGGGCAGAGGTGGCTGCGGCGGCCCAGACCGCGAAGATGCCGACCAGCATCACTATCGGCGCCTCCTTCGGCTGCCCCTTTGAAGGGGAGGTACCTGTTGGGCGTGTAGTAGAGGTGGCGAAACGCGCCGCCGACCATGGTGTGGATGAAATCGCGCTGGCCGACACGATCGGCGTCGCCAGCCCCGCTGATGTTGTGGAACGGTTTGCCGCCGTGTCAGCGGCGCTACCCGGTATCCGGTTACGCGCCCATTTCCACAATACCCGCAACACTGGCATCGCCAATGCCTATGCCGCCGTGATGGCCGGTGTGGGCGTGCTGGACAGTTCGCTGGGTGGCATTGGCGGCTGCCCCTTCGCGCCGGCAGCCACGGGTAACATCCCGACCGAGGATCTGGTCTACATGCTGAACCGCATGAAGATCGGGACAGGCGTGGACCTTGCCGCCGCCATTGGGGCCGCTAGTTGGTTGGAAGGGATTATCGGACGCCGGAATCCGGCCATGCTGGGCCGGGCGGGCATCTTTCCGCCGCCGACGAACATTCAATAGCGGCGGGAAAAATCCACGCCGCATCAAAAGCAGAAAACATTCGGGAACAGGAGTTTTAGAATGGCTTACAGGCTCGGCGTGGACGTGGGGGGAACCTTCACGGACCTGCTGCTGATTGAGGATGAGACGGGTGAAACCTTCCGCGACAAGGTGCCTTCCACCCCACATGATCCATCGGTCGCTGTCGTCACTGGCACCCTGAAAATCTGTGCCAAGGCGGGAATTGACCCGAAGGATGTGCAGCTGTTCATGCACGGCACGACTGTTGCCACCAACACGGTGCTTACCAGTACGGGCGCGCGCGTCGGTTTGGTGACCACTGACGGCTACCGCCAGGTCCTGCACATCGCACGTAGCTTCGTACCCGGCGGGTTGGCCGGCTGGATCGTCTGGAACAAGCCGCCGCTGACGGCCCCGCTGGAATGTACGGTGGAAGTGCCGGAACGCATTGGCGCCGACGGGTCCATCGTCACGCCGCTGGACGAAGCTGCCCTGCGTGTGGCGCTGGAACGCCTGAAGGGGGAGGGGATCGAGGCCCTGACCATCGCCTTCATCAATGCCTATCGCTACGACGCGCATGAGGTGCGGGCCGGCCAGATCGCGCGGGAGATTTTCCCCGACCTGCCCGTGTCACTGTCGTCCGAGGTCCTGCCGGAGATGCAGGAATATGAACGTGCCCTGACCACCGTCGCCAATTCCTATGTCCGCCCGCGTGTGGCCAATTATGTGCGCAACCTGAAGGCCGAGTTGAACAAGGCCGGCATGAACGGGCAGATGAACCTGCTGCGCTCCGACGCCGGGTTGATGAGCTTTGAAAAGGCGCAGGACCATCCCGTCAACCTGTTGATGAGCGGTCCTGCCGGCGGTGTGGCAGGCGCCCTCTGGGTCTGCGGCAAGTCGGGCTTCAAGAACCTGCTGACTGTGGATGTCGGTGGGACCTCCACCGATGTTGCCCTGATCGAAAATGGTCAGCCGCGTCTGGCGCGGGAGACCGAATGCGGCGACCTGAAGGTGCGCGCCACTTCTCTGGATATCCGTACTGTCGGTGCCGGCGGCGGCTCCATCGCCTTTGTCCCTGAATTGACCAAGGCGCTGCGTGTCGGACCGGCCTCGGCTGGTGCCGTGCCCGGCCCTGTCTGCTACTCGCGTGGCGGGGACAAGCCCACCGTGACCGATGCCAATGTCGTGCTGGGTTACCTGCCGGAGGAGTTGCTGGGCGGCACCATGCGGCTGGACCGACCGGCGGCGGCAGCATCGGTGCAGGGGATTGCCGATACGCTGGGCATTGATCTGGCGGCAGCTGCCAACGGCATCTATTCCATCGCCAATGAGACGATGATGGGGGCGCTGCGCCTGATCTCTGTCCAGCAGGGCTACGATCCGCGCGATTTCGCGCTGGTTGCCTTTGGCGGGGCGGGGCCGCTGCATGCCAATGCGCTGGGCAAGCTGCTGGGCAGTTGGCCAGTCATCGTGCCGCCCAGCCCGGGTGTGCTCTGTGCCTTCGGTGACGCCACCACGCGGCTGCGCGCCGAACGGGCCAAGTCGGTGGGCAAGGTTTTTGCCGATGTCAGCAATGGGGATGTTGCCGGCCTGTTGGCCGACCTGCGTGCTGCCGTGGCCCGCGAACTGCTGGCCGAGGGGGTGGCGGAGGCCGATCAGGAGGTAAGCTTCGAGGCCGGCGTGCGTTATTCCGGTCAGGCGTTTGAGGTGTCACTGCCCGTTTCCCTGGACGGGTTTGCCGAGGGCGGGCTGGAAGCGCTGGCCGTCGCGTTTGACAAGGAGCATGAACGGCTTTTCACCTTCTGCCTGGACAGTGACCGTGAACTGGTGACCGTGCGCGCCACAGCCCTGGGCAAGGCGTCGGCCATCCGGTTGGAAAAGCTGCACAAGGGCAATGGCGATCCGTCGGCGGCCAAGGTGCGCGACCATGCCATCTGGGCTGATGGCAAGGAACATCCGGCAATCATCTATGACCGGGCCAAGCTGAAGGCAGGGGATTTCATCACGGGCCCTGCTATCATCTGTGAGATGGACAGTACGACCGTGCTGCTGCCCGACCATGGGGCGGAGGTTGACGATTACGGGCTGATTCTGATCCGCCCGCTCGCCGCCGCCTGACGATACTTCTGGAAAGAGGGACAGACCCATGGTTGCCAAGATCATCGAAACCAACCCGACCCCGTTTCAGAAGATCGCCATCGACCCGATCACGCTGGACATCATCGAAAACGCCCTGCGCAACGCGCGGGCCGAAATGGACGCCACCCTGTTCCGCACCGCCATGTCGCCGGGCATCCGCGAACAGGGCGACGCCTTCCCCCTGATTGCTAATAATGAAGGCAAGATGGTGGTGGGGCAGTTCGGCTCCTTTCTGGGCGGCTTCCTGAAGAACTACAAGGGCACGATCGAGGAAGGGGACGTCATCTGGCTGTCCGACCCCTATTCGGTCGAAGGGGCCATCAGCCATCTGAATGACTGGCTGGTTATCCTGCCCGTGTTCAAGGATGGCAAGCTGGTCGCCTGGACCTGCCATTTCGGGCATCAGACCGATGTCGGTGGCAAGGTGCCGGGTAGCTTGCCCACAGACGCCACCTCCATCTTCCAGGAAGGCATCCGCATCCCGCCGGTAAAGCTGTACCGCAAGGGCGTGCTGAACGAGGATCTGTTGGAACTGGTGCTGAACAATACCCGCACACGGGACTGGTGCCGGTCGGACCTGAACGCCATCATCGCGTCCTGCCGCATCGCCGCGCGGCGCATAACGGAGCTATGCAGCCGTTTCGGAACCGAGACGTTTGTTTCTGCGACAGGAGAGTTGCTGGAACGAAACAAACGCGCCATGGCCAAGCTGATCGCGACCTCGATCAGTGAGGAGAAGGTCAGCTTTGAGGATTATATCTGCGACGATGGCCGCGGCTATGGACCTTACAAGCTGAAAGCCACCATGTGGCGCGAGGGGGAGAAGGTCATTCTGGACTGGGAAGGCACTTCGCCCCAGTCGGAAAGCTCCATCAACTTCTACCTGAATGAAAACATGCTGAAGATGTTCTTCGGCATCTACATGATCATGGTCTTTGATCCGCAGATCCTGTTCAACGATGGTTTCTATGATTTGGTGGAAACGCGCATTCCGGAAGGATCGCTGCTGAAGCCGAAATATCCGGCAGCACTCTCCTGCCGTACCCATGGTATCGGCCGCGTGTTCGACGTGCTGGGGGCCTTGTTGGGCCAGCGCACGCCGGAATTCCTGAACGCTGCCGGCTTCTCGTCCTCCCCGCATTTGATGCTGTCGGGCAGCTATCGCGGGTCGGGCAAGTATTATCAACTGTTCCAGATCGGGTTCGGCGGCATTCCGGGCCGGCCGTTCGGTGACGGGCCGGACGGTCATTCGTTGTGGCCCAATTTCACCAATGTGCCCAACGAGTTCCTGGAAGCCTATTTCCCGCTGCGGATTGAGCGGTATGAGACCATTCCCGACAGCGGCGGGCCGGGCCTGCATCGCGGCGGCAACGGCGTGCGCATCGCCTATCGTTTTCTGGAGCCCGGCGCCATCGCCATTCATGACGACCGCTGGTTCACCTATCCCTGGGGCGTGAATGGCGGCGAACCGGGCTGGCGCTCTCGCCGTGTCCTGATCCGCGCTGATGGCTCGGAAAAGGTCCTGGCCGCCAAGATCGACGATATCCAGGTGCGCCCCGGCGACCTGCTGATATTCGACACCTGGGGCGGTGGGGGCTGGGGCGACCCGCTGGCCCGCGATCCGGCCTTGGTGGCAGCAGACGTCAAGCGTGGGCTGGTCACGGTGGAAGGGGCCAAGCGCTATGGCGTGGTTCTGACTGCTGGCAGGGCGGTGGATGCGGTGGCGACGGAGGCCCTGCGCGACAGTCTGCGCAAGGCCCGCGGCGAGACCGAGCTGTTCAATTTCGGC from Niveispirillum cyanobacteriorum includes these protein-coding regions:
- a CDS encoding isochorismatase family protein, producing the protein MAQDLDADYAQAGFGNRLGWGKRPALLIIDFVNAYLDPACPLYAGVEKVRGQAATLLLAARAARTPVLHTNVAYTPGGVDGGVFFRKVKALSCFERGLHPHWASFAEGLEPIAGEPVITKQYASAFFGTSLASTLASSGIDTLLIAGLSTSGCVRASALDACQHGFVPLVVREAVGDRDARVHEANLFDLHAKYADVIGLEEAVTHLGALEA
- the bchI gene encoding magnesium chelatase ATPase subunit I, encoding MPKPFPFSAIVGQEDMKKALLLAAVEPLLGGVLVMGDRGTGKSTAVRALAELLPKIETRTNCRYNCQPNDPQPACARCQAAGAEKPALVKIRTPMVDLPLGATEDRVCGSLDIEKALVAGERAFEPGLLAAANRGFLYIDEVNLLEDHLVDLLLDAAASGVNVVEREGLSIRHAARFVLVGSGNPEEGDLRPQLLDRFGLSVEVRTIMDLKQRIEVIRRRDDYETDPEAFVASWAKRDIAIRSRVVAARKIMKQVAVPDAILFRLSQLCMRLGIDGMRGELTLMRAGRASAALDARLEVNWTDIEEVAPMVLCHRLRRDPMDEAGTAPRIERALAALDVGHGHA
- a CDS encoding VWA domain-containing protein, encoding MSGTAMHEDGDGPFDALQRQSEDRWRDAMMAARILAVAGPQIGGLWLTARASGIRDHFLDHLCTLTRPWRATRLPPGTTATALCGHLDIARSTAAGRIVWDSGILAAADGGILFIPMAERLDPGAAAMIAEAMDTGTCPRLRPNANEARHTSRVTIVALDEASAPEEMIPSCLSDRLGLHIQLDGVMLQTITAVVPDTALASATDWRLVRLDDGMLEQLCAITSATGHMSVRVLHHVSKVTRIHAALGGRSVAEAQDAVAALRLCLGVSLAQSQPPADQAPPPPESAAAQDAQSQPPPGDASESDGDGMPQELDSLTELLAAVEQGAVDGLTLTVGERAARQGSRTGKGGATARNVRRGRPFGSSNTPPFPDARPDLVETLRAAAPWQRLRTRLMVAQTGATPPALLIRKEDFRYRRRQHQQASTAIFVVDASGSTALERLGETKGAIEQLLASCYVRRDEVSLIAFRGKAAEILMQPTRSLVAAKRKLAALPGGGPTPLASGLERGLEMALAARRRGSTPVVVVMTDGSGNIALDGTADRALAGRQTETIARLYRAQGLKSICIDIARRPRDSVTNLAGLLGADLHLLRQANAAHMSEIVRASMHRGPPV
- the bchO gene encoding alpha/beta fold hydrolase BchO codes for the protein MMDSSWLDWNRDGLDWPHRAASCFVDAGGLRWHVQEMGPVDAPVMLLLHGTGAASHSWRHLLPVLAATHRVMAPDLPCHGFTRPQRWPDLSLNGMRMALQALMTALGIVPAVIIGHSAGAAIAVSLGTGDAVKPPPKVVTINGAFRPIRGDRVFSPLAKALFAAPLSASLFAAVARGGWFGDNLLTATGSQIDNAGALLYRRLLTSSGHVRGALGMMAAWDLTRFDALLAALPVPPTLIAAKDDPMVPWSDTRHAGDIARDARLRPVDRGGHLLHEVRADMVAGLISDAIHNCPTNRVDAA
- a CDS encoding CaiB/BaiF CoA transferase family protein encodes the protein MVTDQSIDANDGMGQVAKRQGPLTDLRVIEMGQLLAGPFCGQLLADFGAEVIKLEQPGSGDPMREWGREKPHGKSLWWPVVARNKKSVTLNLREKQAQQIVRDLVAKSDILIENFRPGTMERWGLGYDVLSQINPKLVMVRVTGFGQSGPYSSQAGYGSIGEAMGGLRYVVGDPSTAPSRMGISIGDSLAATYAALGALMAVHARERTGRGQVVDSAIYEAVLAMMESLVTEYDQTGYVRERTGPILPNVAPSNVYPASDGQMILIAANQDTVFKRLAEAMGRPELATDPRYATHSARGAVQQELDDLISDWTRTVESGLLLDLMEKHGVPAGRIYRAPEMMEDPHFKARQNIIKVAHPIFGKLAMQNVAPRLSDTPGGVVHPGPELGEHTVEVLGGILGLGEDRLADLKAAGII
- a CDS encoding phytoene desaturase; protein product: MNMITPHVRPDAQAPDPSRPQAVVIGAGVGGLSAGALLAARGYGVTIIDPLDAPGGRAYAHRQDGFVFDAGPTIITAPWMFEDLWRDCGGRLSDDVQIRPCNPFYKIRFDDGAWFNYSGDPAAMEAEVARFDPRDVAGYRSFMDESRRIYEVAFEQLADQPFHSLTFTAKTLARLVRLGGYRSVYSVVSKHFRNERLRNIFSFHPLLIGGNPFSATSFYCLIAHLEGRYGVHYAVGGTNALVHGIANLVRRNGGVIRLGETVETILTQGRRATGVRLKSGEIVPADIVISNGDPATTYGKLLSQHPRRRWTDAKIARGDYSMGLFVWYFGTNRRYDDVDHHTMLFGPRYKGLLTDIFKRQHLADDFSLYLHRPSAVDPSVAPDGCDAFYVLSPVPNLGGTTDWQDMAETYRQRIAAHLSRTLLPDLERHVVVSKMATPLDFRDRLLSWQGAAFALEPKLLQSAWFRPHNRSEELDNLFLCGAGTHPGAGLPGVLSSARIVDGLVPDAAAVTSYGSGSNRP
- a CDS encoding hydroxymethylglutaryl-CoA lyase, producing the protein MPSQVEIVEVSPRDGLQNEATPVSTEQKVELINRAIAAGARRIEVTSFVNPKRVPQMADAEAVLAALPRNNGVSYIGLAMNGRGFDRALAAGVTEVNYVLVASDTFSQRNNGAPTIETLAGWAEVAAAAQTAKMPTSITIGASFGCPFEGEVPVGRVVEVAKRAADHGVDEIALADTIGVASPADVVERFAAVSAALPGIRLRAHFHNTRNTGIANAYAAVMAGVGVLDSSLGGIGGCPFAPAATGNIPTEDLVYMLNRMKIGTGVDLAAAIGAASWLEGIIGRRNPAMLGRAGIFPPPTNIQ